In Leisingera sp. NJS204, the following are encoded in one genomic region:
- the torS gene encoding TMAO reductase system sensor histidine kinase/response regulator TorS, which produces MLKKLGLGGKLSLAFVVIAGLPTLAGILGLVELRVLARRQAEVISQTIPAIAEVRGMAEESTRIIAIAPELAAVDTQSERENRAKFLSAQVQALTRRLEALETAGGTGSARLRDTVTEASRVLPLLNALVETRIALHSEFNQLAGQNLSAANNLLSMADTLVANAEMGTTAVISSLYGPGSSPIEEQARTDTLDKLIEVDLFQLGLMFELRSQTAEIGLLINRIEDAGDETELGEIEATLTSRLLVVSRRIKAIRDPGRRQQAEGYAAQLRTVSEQDIGLFVLRDRILATETRITALQQGLQATALRLGDEAAAVADQAQARVIRSGNAAALDVQRAQLRNGFAAIAGFVLSLAVLWFYVRGSITRRLNQLSGTMAALMRGQLDHRVRPRGHDEIARMEAAVEVFRQQAIDKLELESVRDRNEQELREHRNNLQVLVNEQTERLQEEVEAHDEARRKAETADQAKSEFLAMMSHEIRTPMNGVLGMLRSLSDDGLPPTQMERLRAALVSGQNLLKILNDILDYSKIESGALKPEISTFSLRELVTDIVVLLRPGADSKGVHLWLDAPGNLPEAVQGDAAKLRQILFNLLSNALKFTDDGEVILRIRINDTASGRHRVTFEVSDTGKGISAEAKTRIFEAFEQEDTDTARKFGGTGLGLAISRHFAETIGARLSLESTSGVGSVFTLSLELEPGKPADLVLEDPPAPATKAEHPLSVLVVEDNEINQMVARGYLERMGHNCQCTGSAESALELLPGSGFDLVLMDVNLPGISGTEATRRLRALPDRRIAELPVIGISAHVQKDQIETHLQAGMNGFVAKPVSPERLAKALDSVMQGREGAIYLSARQAVLEQPDRRAGLQKQMQENIRDLGKLQALDIARIFKQELPRSLAQMTAALEMQDWGSLAKQAHRAKGAASTFGQQDLAALLAALEAHSENGELNAAQDQLEKLTGLVPHILDALAAVLRECETVSSKAP; this is translated from the coding sequence ATGTTGAAAAAGCTTGGTCTTGGCGGAAAATTAAGCCTCGCATTCGTCGTCATTGCAGGACTGCCCACCCTTGCGGGCATCCTTGGCCTGGTTGAACTGCGGGTGCTTGCACGCCGCCAGGCAGAGGTGATCAGCCAGACCATACCTGCCATTGCCGAAGTCCGCGGCATGGCCGAAGAAAGCACCCGCATCATTGCCATCGCCCCTGAGCTGGCCGCAGTTGACACCCAGTCCGAGCGGGAAAACCGGGCAAAATTCCTGTCCGCCCAAGTCCAAGCACTGACCCGGCGGCTTGAAGCGCTGGAGACAGCCGGCGGCACAGGATCCGCCCGGCTGCGTGACACGGTGACGGAAGCGTCCCGCGTGCTGCCGCTGCTGAACGCCCTGGTCGAAACCCGCATCGCTCTGCACAGCGAATTCAACCAGTTGGCCGGGCAAAACCTATCCGCTGCGAACAACTTGCTCAGCATGGCCGACACTTTGGTGGCAAACGCCGAGATGGGCACTACTGCAGTTATCTCAAGCCTTTACGGTCCCGGCTCCTCCCCGATTGAGGAGCAGGCCCGTACCGATACGCTGGACAAGCTGATCGAGGTTGACCTGTTCCAACTGGGCCTGATGTTCGAGCTGCGCTCGCAAACCGCTGAAATCGGGCTGCTGATCAACCGGATCGAAGACGCCGGCGATGAAACTGAACTGGGTGAGATCGAGGCAACGCTGACCAGCCGGCTGCTCGTCGTGTCCCGCCGTATCAAGGCGATCCGCGACCCAGGGCGGCGCCAGCAGGCCGAAGGCTATGCCGCGCAATTGCGTACCGTCTCAGAGCAGGACATCGGGCTGTTTGTGCTGCGCGACAGGATTCTGGCCACCGAAACCCGCATAACCGCGCTCCAGCAGGGCCTGCAAGCTACCGCATTGCGGCTTGGCGACGAGGCCGCAGCCGTTGCGGACCAGGCCCAGGCACGGGTGATCCGGTCCGGCAATGCTGCCGCTCTCGACGTCCAACGGGCCCAATTGCGCAACGGCTTTGCTGCGATTGCAGGGTTTGTGCTGTCGCTTGCAGTCCTGTGGTTTTATGTGCGCGGCAGCATCACCCGGCGCCTTAATCAGCTGTCGGGCACAATGGCGGCCCTGATGCGCGGCCAGCTGGACCACCGGGTAAGACCGCGAGGGCATGACGAAATCGCCCGGATGGAGGCCGCGGTGGAAGTTTTCCGCCAGCAAGCCATCGACAAATTGGAACTGGAAAGTGTCCGGGACCGCAATGAACAGGAACTTCGCGAACACCGCAACAATCTGCAGGTCCTGGTCAATGAACAGACCGAGCGCCTGCAGGAAGAAGTCGAAGCCCATGACGAGGCCCGCCGGAAAGCGGAAACCGCTGACCAAGCCAAATCCGAGTTCCTCGCCATGATGAGCCATGAAATCCGCACGCCAATGAATGGCGTGCTTGGCATGCTGCGCAGCCTTTCGGACGATGGCCTGCCGCCTACGCAGATGGAGCGGCTGCGGGCAGCGCTGGTCTCCGGCCAAAATCTGCTGAAGATTTTGAATGACATCCTGGACTACTCGAAAATCGAAAGCGGCGCCCTAAAGCCGGAGATAAGCACATTTTCCCTGCGGGAACTGGTAACCGACATCGTCGTGCTGCTGCGGCCCGGCGCTGACAGCAAGGGCGTCCACCTGTGGCTTGATGCCCCCGGAAACCTGCCAGAGGCCGTGCAGGGCGATGCCGCCAAGCTCCGTCAAATTCTGTTCAACCTGCTTTCCAACGCCCTGAAATTTACTGACGACGGCGAGGTCATTCTGCGGATCCGGATCAACGATACTGCCAGCGGACGCCACCGGGTGACCTTTGAAGTCAGTGACACCGGCAAGGGCATATCGGCGGAAGCAAAGACCAGAATCTTTGAGGCCTTCGAGCAAGAGGACACAGATACCGCCCGCAAATTCGGCGGCACCGGGCTGGGGCTGGCAATCAGCAGGCATTTCGCCGAAACCATCGGTGCCAGGTTGTCGCTGGAAAGCACCTCCGGCGTGGGATCCGTTTTTACACTGTCCCTGGAATTGGAACCGGGCAAACCCGCTGATCTTGTGCTTGAAGACCCGCCCGCGCCGGCAACAAAAGCCGAACACCCCCTGTCAGTGCTGGTGGTCGAGGACAACGAAATCAATCAGATGGTCGCTCGCGGGTACTTGGAGCGTATGGGGCACAATTGCCAATGCACCGGCAGCGCCGAAAGCGCGCTGGAACTGCTGCCCGGCTCCGGTTTTGATCTGGTGCTGATGGATGTGAACCTGCCGGGCATCAGCGGCACCGAGGCCACCCGCCGCCTGCGCGCCCTGCCCGACCGGCGGATTGCCGAACTGCCGGTCATCGGCATTTCGGCGCATGTGCAAAAGGACCAGATCGAGACTCACCTGCAGGCCGGCATGAACGGTTTTGTCGCCAAACCTGTCTCCCCAGAACGGCTGGCCAAGGCATTGGACAGCGTCATGCAAGGGCGCGAGGGCGCGATCTATTTATCGGCCCGCCAGGCAGTTCTGGAACAGCCGGACCGCCGCGCCGGCCTTCAGAAACAGATGCAGGAAAACATACGGGACCTTGGCAAATTGCAAGCTCTGGACATCGCAAGAATATTCAAACAGGAGCTTCCGCGAAGCCTTGCACAGATGACTGCGGCTTTGGAAATGCAAGATTGGGGATCACTGGCAAAACAAGCGCACCGTGCCAAAGGGGCTGCCAGCACCTTTGGCCAGCAGGATCTCGCGGCGCTGCTGGCAGCGTTGGAAGCACACTCGGAAAATGGGGAACTGAACGCAGCCCAAGACCAGCTGGAAAAGCTGACCGGTCTGGTCCCGCACATTCTGGACGCGCTGGCCGCAGTGCTGCGCGAGTGCGAAACTGTCAGTTCAAAGGCGCCGTGA
- a CDS encoding DNA cytosine methyltransferase has protein sequence MKNQKVTASKYTTGELFCGAGGLSRGFKALGCTPSFANDIWPVALHTFMMNFDPLYAETNGDRSRILALPQSVEDISIDEILENARSNSDAPLTPGALDILLGGPPCQGYSLNSHIRSAEDPRNFLFRHYVRLLRGLSPKVFVLENVPGMFSLEGGRFFDELIAKISKPTAACVGYDIDFKILNAAHYGVPQDRFRVVVIGTRRDVSAQVGKATVPTPRHYSLAQAHFKGGRDHTFHYAIGYRKRLERCDFDQTDPALLPPISVREAIGDLPPLTNGGGQDRTVYSAAQSPASHFQKKMRLKADVLTNHWCRALAHPNTERIKHIPAGGDWRSIPKELLPPGMRRAKRKDHTKRYGRLLPDEISGTLLTKPDPHWGTFIHYDENQQRLISVREAARIQSFPDCHVFFGGQVDQYKLCGNAVPPMMAQAIAEKVSQVLDLYYSTTETFNSNSTLELDRA, from the coding sequence ATGAAAAATCAGAAAGTTACGGCATCCAAATACACGACTGGCGAACTTTTCTGTGGTGCAGGCGGGTTGTCTCGTGGCTTCAAAGCCCTGGGCTGTACTCCAAGTTTTGCCAACGATATCTGGCCCGTGGCCCTTCATACTTTCATGATGAACTTCGATCCTCTTTACGCTGAGACGAATGGGGACAGAAGCAGGATACTAGCCCTACCTCAGTCAGTCGAAGACATATCGATCGACGAAATACTGGAGAATGCGCGGAGCAACTCAGATGCTCCTCTCACGCCAGGTGCATTGGACATTCTACTTGGAGGGCCTCCTTGCCAAGGCTACTCACTGAACTCTCACATTCGTTCAGCTGAGGATCCGAGGAACTTTCTTTTCCGGCATTATGTGAGACTTCTACGCGGACTTTCGCCAAAGGTTTTCGTCCTTGAGAATGTCCCTGGGATGTTCTCACTCGAGGGCGGACGTTTCTTTGACGAACTCATCGCCAAAATATCGAAGCCGACCGCTGCGTGCGTCGGGTATGACATCGACTTTAAAATACTCAACGCCGCGCACTACGGTGTTCCACAGGACCGTTTTCGTGTTGTGGTGATAGGCACGAGACGAGATGTTTCAGCCCAAGTAGGGAAAGCAACGGTTCCCACGCCTCGCCACTATTCATTAGCGCAAGCTCATTTTAAGGGTGGCCGTGACCACACCTTCCACTACGCGATTGGCTACCGGAAGCGCCTTGAAAGATGTGACTTCGATCAAACTGACCCAGCACTTCTTCCACCCATTTCGGTCCGAGAAGCAATTGGAGACTTGCCACCCTTGACCAATGGTGGAGGGCAAGATCGAACAGTCTACTCAGCAGCGCAATCCCCCGCGTCTCATTTTCAGAAGAAGATGCGCCTTAAAGCCGACGTTCTTACCAATCACTGGTGCAGAGCATTGGCACACCCAAACACAGAACGTATCAAACACATTCCGGCAGGGGGCGATTGGCGATCGATCCCAAAAGAACTGTTGCCCCCAGGGATGCGAAGAGCGAAGCGAAAAGACCATACTAAGCGGTACGGTCGACTATTACCGGATGAAATCTCCGGCACACTACTAACCAAACCGGACCCGCATTGGGGAACGTTCATTCACTATGATGAAAACCAGCAGAGGTTGATCTCTGTTCGGGAGGCTGCGCGTATCCAATCGTTCCCAGATTGCCATGTTTTCTTTGGAGGGCAAGTCGATCAGTATAAACTTTGCGGGAACGCGGTGCCTCCAATGATGGCTCAAGCTATTGCCGAAAAGGTTTCACAAGTACTTGATCTCTATTATTCAACCACAGAAACATTCAACTCAAATTCAACACTGGAATTAGACAGGGCTTAA
- a CDS encoding adenylate/guanylate cyclase domain-containing protein, with protein sequence MSGHSKKTTVRRQLGAVLFADVVGYARLMGNDEIDTYSALKSLLEELETACNAHDGQVVAVRGDGVLALFETATNAVKFGVELHRIAEQNNSARPEDQQLRFRAGVHMGEILVDDRGIHGDNVNIAARLQEIAEPGRVFVSGSVYEQIRNRLRFGFEFLGPQRLKNIADPVPSYCVRSEVAGAAMAATRRPPEAQPAGRPPPGIPSVAVLPFASLSGDQSDNWFADGLTEDIILNLSKFKNLFVIARNSAFFFKTRSMPPQEAARELGVRYVARGSVRRAGARVRIAIELIDADSGRTIWGERYDRNIDDIFAIQDEVTDAIVAATAVLIEAQERKRMAQAAPADLAAYGFVLRGQQFIFRYTRQDNREAQTLYERALARDQDYARASAALSRTLNIDWRYSWAKDAEHALDTALSYAQKAVELDPTDARGFGELGFVHLYRKEHDAAIGAYRRALALNPNDADLLSDYADALAHSGDNETAIENLQQAMRLNPYFPDQYLWHLGGAYYNLKHYEAVIETLTKMNNPTEGQRMLAASYAQMGKMELARDMAARHREAHPNFSLERWTKVQPDRLEEDTQHFVEGLKKAGF encoded by the coding sequence GTGAGCGGCCATAGTAAAAAAACAACGGTCCGGCGCCAGCTTGGAGCAGTGCTGTTTGCCGATGTTGTCGGCTATGCCCGGCTTATGGGCAATGACGAAATCGACACATACAGCGCACTGAAATCCCTGCTGGAAGAACTGGAAACAGCATGCAATGCGCATGACGGTCAAGTGGTTGCAGTTCGCGGCGACGGGGTTCTAGCGTTGTTTGAAACAGCGACCAACGCGGTGAAATTCGGTGTCGAACTGCACCGCATTGCAGAGCAGAACAACAGTGCACGGCCAGAAGACCAGCAGCTTCGGTTTCGGGCCGGTGTGCATATGGGCGAAATCCTGGTCGATGACCGCGGCATTCACGGCGACAATGTCAACATTGCCGCCCGGCTGCAGGAAATTGCCGAACCGGGCCGGGTTTTTGTCAGCGGGTCGGTTTATGAACAGATCCGCAACCGCTTGCGCTTCGGTTTTGAATTTCTTGGCCCGCAGCGCCTTAAGAATATTGCGGACCCGGTGCCCTCCTATTGTGTCCGCAGCGAGGTCGCCGGAGCGGCCATGGCTGCCACCCGGCGCCCTCCGGAGGCTCAGCCCGCAGGCCGCCCGCCCCCTGGCATACCATCCGTCGCCGTGCTGCCATTTGCCAGCTTGAGCGGCGACCAATCCGACAACTGGTTTGCGGACGGGCTGACAGAAGACATCATCCTGAACCTGTCCAAATTCAAAAATCTCTTTGTCATAGCGCGCAATTCTGCCTTTTTCTTCAAGACCCGTTCGATGCCCCCACAGGAAGCCGCACGTGAGTTAGGGGTACGCTACGTCGCACGCGGCAGCGTCCGCCGGGCCGGAGCAAGGGTACGGATCGCCATTGAACTGATTGACGCGGATTCGGGGCGGACGATCTGGGGCGAGCGCTATGACCGGAACATTGACGATATTTTTGCCATCCAGGACGAGGTAACCGATGCAATCGTTGCAGCAACGGCCGTTCTGATCGAAGCCCAGGAGCGCAAACGGATGGCGCAGGCAGCACCGGCAGATCTTGCAGCCTATGGCTTTGTTCTGCGCGGGCAGCAATTTATCTTCCGCTACACCAGGCAGGATAACCGCGAAGCCCAGACCCTGTACGAACGCGCCCTTGCGCGGGATCAGGATTATGCCCGGGCCTCGGCCGCACTATCACGCACCCTGAACATTGATTGGCGCTATTCCTGGGCCAAAGACGCCGAACACGCATTGGACACAGCCCTGTCTTACGCCCAGAAAGCAGTTGAGCTGGACCCGACCGATGCCCGCGGTTTCGGTGAGTTGGGATTTGTACATCTTTACCGGAAAGAGCATGACGCAGCGATCGGCGCTTACCGGCGCGCCCTTGCGCTTAACCCGAATGATGCCGACCTTCTGTCGGACTACGCCGATGCGCTGGCCCATTCCGGTGACAATGAAACAGCCATCGAAAACCTGCAACAGGCGATGCGGCTGAACCCCTATTTCCCCGATCAATACCTCTGGCACCTGGGTGGCGCCTACTATAACCTCAAACACTATGAGGCGGTTATTGAAACGCTCACCAAAATGAATAACCCGACCGAGGGACAGCGGATGCTGGCCGCCAGCTATGCGCAGATGGGCAAGATGGAACTGGCCCGGGATATGGCCGCCCGGCACCGCGAAGCACATCCGAATTTTTCACTGGAACGCTGGACCAAGGTGCAGCCTGACCGGCTGGAAGAAGACACCCAGCACTTTGTTGAAGGCCTGAAGAAAGCAGGTTTCTAA
- a CDS encoding TfuA-like protein, translating to MTAVVFAGPTISAEEVLNLLNATVLPPAGQGDIYRAARQGASVIGLIDGYFEGVPSVWHKEILWALEQGIAVFGSASMGALRAAELSAFGMVGIGDIYEAYAAGEICDDDEVAVLHSPAELGFAPLSEPMVSIRVTVARAVADAALEADQAAELLRTAKQLFYHDRTWEQILAGLADASWLGKFSAWLETGRVDAKREDAQMMLIRMAAFQETEGKAVSIPPEKVERSLAWQGLVQRIEAEAYSLPDADLQVLDELRLEPGRFGEFRIRAAARCLALENARRKGLRPDRQEILEQLSRHRETLQLFRSRDLQQWLAENGLTADGYEALLGETALAGTAVNTLGKQLELHLLAELRQAGAYAQLKSRAISKSQRLAEQDQRGSDQPEQDRLRWALWYFETRLQREIPEDLGEYAAGIGLRDLDEFYALIRREFMYHQKGKTQSAPQSRDQAGHIR from the coding sequence TTGACGGCGGTTGTTTTTGCAGGCCCGACAATCAGCGCTGAGGAGGTCTTGAACCTGCTGAATGCCACTGTTCTGCCGCCGGCTGGTCAAGGCGACATTTACCGGGCCGCCCGTCAAGGTGCATCTGTCATCGGATTGATCGACGGGTACTTTGAAGGTGTGCCCTCGGTCTGGCACAAGGAAATCCTGTGGGCGCTGGAGCAGGGGATCGCGGTGTTCGGCAGCGCCAGCATGGGCGCGCTGCGGGCGGCTGAGCTGTCTGCGTTCGGGATGGTGGGCATCGGAGACATCTATGAAGCCTATGCTGCGGGTGAGATTTGCGACGATGACGAAGTCGCGGTCCTGCACAGCCCGGCAGAATTGGGCTTTGCACCGCTAAGCGAACCGATGGTCTCAATCCGGGTAACCGTGGCGCGCGCGGTCGCTGACGCGGCGCTGGAAGCGGATCAGGCTGCGGAGCTGCTCAGAACGGCCAAGCAACTGTTTTACCACGACAGGACCTGGGAACAGATCCTTGCGGGACTTGCGGATGCATCCTGGCTTGGCAAATTTTCGGCCTGGCTTGAAACCGGGCGGGTGGACGCCAAGCGCGAGGACGCGCAGATGATGCTGATCCGTATGGCGGCCTTTCAGGAGACGGAGGGCAAGGCCGTTTCCATTCCGCCTGAAAAGGTTGAACGCTCGCTTGCCTGGCAGGGTTTGGTGCAGCGGATCGAAGCGGAGGCGTACAGCCTGCCGGACGCGGACTTGCAGGTGCTGGATGAGTTGCGCCTGGAGCCTGGGCGCTTTGGTGAATTCCGGATCCGCGCTGCAGCGCGCTGTTTGGCGCTGGAGAATGCAAGGCGAAAGGGGCTGCGCCCGGACCGGCAAGAGATATTAGAGCAATTGAGCAGACACCGGGAAACGCTCCAGCTTTTCCGCAGTCGCGACCTGCAACAGTGGCTGGCAGAAAACGGGCTGACTGCTGACGGGTATGAAGCGCTGCTTGGGGAAACAGCGCTGGCTGGCACTGCTGTGAACACCTTGGGCAAGCAGTTGGAACTGCACCTGCTGGCAGAGCTCCGGCAGGCAGGCGCCTATGCGCAATTGAAATCCCGGGCGATTTCCAAGTCGCAGCGGCTGGCTGAGCAGGACCAGCGGGGCAGCGATCAGCCTGAACAGGACCGGTTGCGCTGGGCCCTCTGGTATTTCGAAACACGCCTGCAGCGGGAAATCCCTGAAGATCTGGGTGAATATGCTGCGGGTATCGGCCTGAGAGACCTGGATGAATTCTATGCGCTGATCCGGCGTGAATTCATGTATCATCAAAAGGGCAAAACACAGTCTGCACCGCAAAGCAGAGACCAGGCAGGGCATATACGGTGA
- a CDS encoding GNAT family N-acetyltransferase translates to MPDRQSAELQLRPLEAEDLATMAGWFQNVTDLACFDRAARSPLSLPAIAQAWIPPAGTAPDTSKCWFAIVTNTNALCGIAGLESISMVNRDAIIALFIEQSKRRQGIGIRSLALLLDFAFRQIGLNRITSYYRADNTRSEELTTRAGFATEGRMRAAWYAEGRYFDMITVGLLREEWEASRRVLAQELDASVKAGFHGAEITGWAWPPGPADPPAG, encoded by the coding sequence ATGCCGGACCGGCAGTCCGCAGAGTTACAGCTCAGGCCGCTGGAAGCGGAAGACCTCGCCACTATGGCCGGCTGGTTTCAGAATGTGACCGACCTGGCCTGCTTTGACCGCGCTGCCCGGTCCCCCCTCAGCCTGCCTGCCATTGCACAGGCCTGGATCCCCCCTGCCGGTACTGCGCCGGATACCAGCAAGTGCTGGTTTGCAATTGTTACAAATACCAATGCACTGTGCGGCATTGCCGGGCTGGAAAGCATCTCCATGGTCAACCGGGACGCCATTATTGCGCTTTTCATTGAGCAGTCCAAGCGCCGGCAGGGCATCGGGATCCGGTCGCTTGCGCTGCTTCTCGACTTTGCATTCCGTCAGATCGGGCTAAATCGCATTACATCATATTACCGTGCCGACAATACCCGCAGCGAGGAACTCACCACGCGCGCAGGCTTCGCAACCGAAGGCAGGATGCGAGCAGCCTGGTATGCAGAAGGCCGGTACTTCGACATGATCACAGTAGGCCTCCTCAGGGAGGAATGGGAGGCCAGCCGCAGGGTTCTCGCGCAGGAACTTGACGCCAGTGTGAAGGCAGGCTTCCACGGCGCGGAGATTACAGGCTGGGCCTGGCCGCCGGGCCCGGCAGATCCGCCAGCAGGCTGA
- the torT gene encoding TMAO reductase system periplasmic protein TorT — MRAFWFLFFSGLCTAAAADSWRLQVPRTPFDYESGYEAADYQPLERAAQMWRLCIAYPHLKDAYWLSVNYGMVAEAERLGVSFKLVEAGGYPNLQRQIHQAEDCVEAGADALILGTVSFAGLTGTVERISAKVPVIAAVNDIADAGITAKVGVSWTEMGAVAGRIIAARHPKGAPPVKVAWFPGPENAGWVKFVEQGFRAALAESSAVVAVTKYGDTGREIQVRLVEEALDEAQDLDYIAGSAPAAEAAVSVLRARGLQGKVLVVSDYMTHAVYRGVLRDRIIAAPTDFPVLQGRLAVEMAVRAIEGKLSVKHTGPEIQVFDQNSQRGDMLEQSLAPASFVPVFDFHPQR; from the coding sequence ATGCGCGCATTCTGGTTTTTGTTCTTCTCTGGGCTTTGCACTGCAGCCGCCGCGGACAGCTGGCGCCTGCAGGTTCCGCGAACCCCGTTCGATTACGAAAGCGGATACGAGGCCGCAGATTATCAGCCGTTGGAGCGGGCGGCGCAGATGTGGCGGCTGTGCATCGCGTATCCGCATTTGAAGGACGCCTATTGGCTGAGCGTCAACTACGGAATGGTGGCTGAGGCTGAACGGCTGGGGGTGTCCTTTAAACTGGTTGAGGCCGGCGGGTATCCGAATTTGCAGCGGCAGATCCACCAAGCCGAAGACTGTGTGGAGGCGGGGGCAGATGCGCTGATCCTGGGGACGGTCTCTTTTGCGGGTCTGACCGGAACGGTGGAGCGGATTTCGGCAAAGGTTCCGGTAATTGCAGCGGTGAATGACATCGCCGATGCGGGGATCACTGCCAAGGTCGGTGTGTCCTGGACGGAAATGGGCGCTGTGGCCGGGCGTATCATCGCGGCGCGGCACCCCAAAGGCGCACCGCCAGTGAAAGTGGCCTGGTTTCCCGGTCCGGAGAATGCGGGCTGGGTGAAATTTGTTGAGCAAGGGTTCCGCGCGGCACTGGCGGAAAGCTCGGCGGTGGTCGCGGTGACGAAATACGGAGACACCGGTCGGGAGATTCAGGTCCGCCTTGTCGAAGAGGCGCTGGATGAGGCGCAGGACTTGGACTACATCGCCGGGTCTGCGCCTGCTGCCGAGGCCGCGGTGTCGGTCCTGCGTGCCCGTGGTTTGCAGGGGAAGGTTCTGGTTGTGTCTGACTACATGACCCACGCCGTCTACCGGGGTGTTCTGCGTGACCGGATCATTGCAGCACCCACGGACTTCCCTGTTCTGCAAGGGCGGCTGGCGGTGGAAATGGCGGTGCGGGCTATAGAGGGAAAGCTGAGCGTCAAACATACCGGGCCGGAAATCCAGGTCTTTGATCAGAACTCGCAGCGCGGGGACATGCTGGAGCAATCCCTGGCGCCGGCAAGTTTTGTCCCGGTGTTTGATTTTCATCCGCAGCGGTGA
- a CDS encoding YcaO-like family protein gives MPKAQQKGYVLDTHRLCDPAQTLAAVRPHLAGMGITRIANLTGLDRIGLPTVMVTRPNSRSVAVALGKGLTLEAAQASGVMEAIETWHAERIALPLRAASYHDLRQGTLVADVDRLPRVTGGRFDPHQPMLWIEGTDLITEKAHWLPYEMVDTDYTARPCGGQGAFPRTTNGLASGNSLAEATCHAICELIERDAITLWHHAPPGPRINPETIDDPRCRAALERFAAAGVDAGIWSIATDTGVAAFHCMICEAGSRPGHIGIGSGCHPDRAIALLRALTEAAQTRLTYISGARDDLDPDEFTPKASAERAQYVRALLARTEPVDRLQDCPSYSAPSFESDLAWLLNRLGDAGIEQVLTVDLSRPGLGISVVRAVIPGLEAPHDDPDFIAGPRALRTAEAQV, from the coding sequence ATGCCAAAGGCGCAGCAGAAGGGATATGTTCTGGACACCCACCGGTTGTGCGATCCGGCGCAGACGCTGGCTGCAGTCCGGCCGCATCTTGCCGGTATGGGCATCACCCGCATTGCCAATCTGACCGGGCTGGACCGGATCGGCCTGCCAACCGTTATGGTGACGCGGCCTAATTCCCGTTCAGTCGCGGTGGCGCTGGGCAAGGGGCTGACGCTGGAAGCGGCACAGGCCTCGGGCGTGATGGAAGCGATTGAGACCTGGCACGCGGAACGGATCGCGCTGCCTCTGCGGGCGGCCAGCTATCACGACTTGCGGCAAGGCACATTGGTGGCGGATGTTGATCGTCTGCCCCGCGTGACCGGAGGCCGCTTTGATCCGCACCAGCCGATGTTGTGGATTGAAGGAACGGACCTGATAACTGAAAAGGCGCATTGGCTGCCCTATGAAATGGTGGATACCGATTACACCGCGCGGCCCTGCGGCGGGCAGGGAGCGTTTCCGCGCACTACCAACGGTCTTGCGTCCGGCAACAGTCTCGCAGAAGCCACCTGCCACGCGATTTGCGAATTGATTGAAAGGGATGCGATCACCCTGTGGCATCATGCACCGCCGGGCCCGCGTATCAATCCCGAAACTATAGACGACCCGCGCTGCCGTGCGGCGCTGGAACGGTTTGCTGCAGCAGGAGTGGACGCCGGCATCTGGAGTATCGCGACAGACACCGGGGTGGCGGCGTTTCATTGCATGATTTGCGAAGCCGGCAGCCGGCCCGGCCATATCGGCATTGGCAGCGGCTGCCACCCGGACCGTGCCATTGCCCTGCTAAGGGCGCTGACCGAGGCGGCCCAGACACGGCTGACCTATATCTCCGGTGCGCGCGACGATCTGGATCCGGATGAGTTTACCCCCAAGGCGTCGGCAGAACGCGCGCAGTATGTCCGGGCGTTGTTGGCTCGAACCGAGCCGGTGGACCGGCTGCAAGATTGCCCGTCCTACTCAGCGCCGTCCTTTGAAAGTGACCTGGCCTGGCTCCTGAACCGGCTGGGGGATGCAGGGATAGAGCAAGTTCTGACGGTCGACTTGTCGCGTCCGGGTCTGGGAATTTCTGTGGTGCGTGCGGTGATCCCGGGCTTGGAGGCGCCGCATGACGATCCGGATTTCATAGCAGGCCCGAGGGCCCTGAGAACAGCGGAGGCGCAGGTTTGA